One genomic segment of Mycolicibacterium gilvum includes these proteins:
- a CDS encoding NDMA-dependent alcohol dehydrogenase has product MKTNAAILWEYGGDWTVEEIDLDPPGDGEVLVSWEATGLCHSDEHIRTGDLPAPLPLIGGHEGAGIVREVGAGVVGLAPGDHVVASFLPACGRCRFCSTGHQNLCDLGAMIMAGTQLDGTYRRHINGQDVGVMALVGTFSQYGTVPEASIVKIDDDIPLSRACLLGCGVTTGWGSAVNTADVSPGDTVVVIGLGGIGSGAIQGARLAGAEKIVVVEPVEAKRDLAFRFGATHFVTSMEEATALVADLTRGVMADSAILTVGLLAGSMLEEAANIIRKGGAVVMTALSTMADNQPTLGMMMFTLFQKRLLGSLYGEANPRADIPRLLSLYREGKLLLDETVTHEYKLAEVNEGYEDMREGRNIRGVILHDH; this is encoded by the coding sequence ATGAAGACCAACGCGGCGATTCTGTGGGAGTACGGCGGCGACTGGACGGTCGAGGAGATCGATCTCGATCCGCCGGGCGACGGCGAGGTGCTGGTGAGCTGGGAGGCCACCGGTCTGTGCCACTCCGACGAGCACATCCGCACCGGCGATCTGCCCGCACCGCTGCCACTGATCGGTGGACACGAAGGTGCCGGGATCGTGCGGGAGGTCGGCGCCGGGGTCGTCGGGCTCGCTCCCGGTGACCACGTCGTGGCATCGTTCCTGCCGGCCTGTGGGCGCTGCCGGTTCTGTTCGACCGGACATCAGAACCTGTGCGACCTCGGAGCCATGATCATGGCCGGCACCCAACTCGACGGCACCTATCGCCGGCACATCAACGGCCAGGACGTCGGCGTGATGGCGCTGGTCGGCACGTTCTCGCAGTACGGCACGGTGCCCGAAGCGTCCATCGTCAAGATCGACGACGACATCCCGCTGTCGCGGGCGTGCCTGCTCGGCTGCGGCGTCACCACCGGATGGGGTTCGGCGGTCAACACCGCCGACGTGTCACCCGGGGACACCGTCGTGGTCATCGGCCTCGGCGGCATCGGCAGCGGCGCCATCCAGGGCGCGAGGCTGGCCGGCGCCGAGAAGATCGTCGTCGTCGAGCCGGTGGAGGCGAAGCGGGACTTGGCATTCCGGTTCGGCGCCACCCACTTCGTCACCTCGATGGAAGAGGCGACCGCACTCGTCGCCGACCTCACCCGCGGCGTGATGGCCGACTCGGCGATCCTGACCGTCGGCCTGCTGGCCGGGTCGATGCTGGAGGAGGCCGCCAACATCATCCGCAAGGGCGGCGCGGTGGTGATGACGGCCCTGTCCACGATGGCCGACAATCAGCCGACACTGGGCATGATGATGTTCACGCTGTTCCAGAAGCGCCTGCTGGGCAGCCTCTACGGCGAGGCGAACCCGCGCGCCGACATCCCGCGACTGCTGTCGCTCTACCGCGAGGGCAAGCTACTGCTCGACGAGACCGTCACCCACGAGTACAAGCTCGCCGAGGTCAACGAGGGCTACGAGGACATGCGGGAGGGCCGCAACATCCGCGGCGTGATCCTGCACGACCACTGA